A region from the Pseudonocardia petroleophila genome encodes:
- a CDS encoding cytochrome c oxidase assembly protein, translating into MAPDLAPPDPVPHRRGGRFAAAGLATLALGVVVLGAVATGVGVPSALLRFVAAVAAAGAVGVLVVGAFFRPSAAGRSSAPRSVAGGWWFAWVWAVAAVSLVPLDVVGEHMSATPGIVVAVLAVVVALGCWWTTRWRPVVGLLLPALAGLAPPVVSSRAVGGPDLDLATNALLLHVVAASMWLGVRLTTHGTVTQRYCRFSVVCWTVLVLSGAVAALVLVPLTPPLGTALGWLVLADLAAVAVLGVVALRRSRFRAGALVSGVETGVLVVTVAAVTGLVGSPPARTALDPVEASIGYRLPNAPGLLDVLVTWRPDLLLGTAAVVAAVLYLAGVRRLRRAGRTWSPARSASWVTGCAVVFLATSSGVGAYAPAVFSMHMLAHMALNMIAPLALVLGAPVTLALRALVPARDGEPAGPHEWLLALIDSPVARLLAHPGLAAVAFGGSYYLLYLTGLFETVIGEHWSRTALNVVILVIGYQFCWVVAGADAAPRRLPHLGRLGVVFAVMPFHVIFAVLLITRTEAVAGEYYRTLGLPWSVDLVADQQLAGVLSLVLGELLLITTQVVLLVQWYRYDQLAGFRSDPGDDDAAAYRDMLSTLRRSRGG; encoded by the coding sequence ATGGCCCCCGATCTAGCGCCCCCCGACCCGGTCCCGCATCGGCGTGGTGGGCGGTTCGCCGCCGCCGGGCTGGCGACACTCGCGCTCGGCGTCGTCGTGCTCGGGGCGGTGGCCACCGGTGTGGGGGTGCCGTCGGCGCTGCTGCGGTTCGTCGCAGCCGTCGCCGCAGCCGGTGCGGTCGGTGTGCTCGTCGTCGGTGCCTTCTTCCGCCCATCGGCGGCCGGTCGGTCGTCCGCGCCGCGATCGGTCGCGGGCGGCTGGTGGTTCGCATGGGTGTGGGCCGTGGCCGCGGTGTCGCTCGTTCCGCTGGATGTCGTGGGCGAGCACATGTCCGCTACGCCAGGGATCGTGGTCGCCGTTCTGGCGGTGGTCGTGGCGCTGGGCTGCTGGTGGACGACGCGGTGGCGACCGGTCGTCGGACTGCTGCTCCCGGCCCTGGCCGGGCTCGCGCCGCCCGTGGTCTCGAGCCGGGCAGTGGGCGGTCCCGACCTCGACCTCGCCACGAATGCGTTGCTGCTGCACGTCGTCGCCGCGTCGATGTGGCTCGGGGTCCGGCTCACGACGCACGGGACGGTGACGCAGCGGTACTGCCGGTTCTCCGTGGTGTGCTGGACGGTGCTCGTGCTCTCCGGGGCAGTGGCGGCACTGGTCCTCGTCCCACTCACGCCGCCGTTGGGCACGGCGCTCGGATGGCTGGTGCTGGCGGACCTCGCTGCTGTCGCCGTGCTGGGCGTCGTCGCATTGCGCCGGTCGCGGTTCCGGGCCGGTGCGCTCGTGTCGGGCGTCGAGACTGGTGTGCTGGTCGTGACCGTCGCCGCGGTGACCGGACTCGTCGGTAGCCCCCCGGCCCGCACCGCGCTCGACCCGGTCGAGGCATCCATCGGCTACCGGCTCCCGAATGCGCCGGGGCTGCTGGACGTTCTCGTCACGTGGCGACCGGACCTGCTGCTGGGCACCGCGGCGGTGGTGGCGGCGGTGCTCTACCTCGCCGGCGTGCGCCGGTTGCGCCGCGCCGGGCGAACCTGGTCGCCGGCCCGGAGCGCGTCCTGGGTGACCGGGTGCGCGGTGGTGTTCCTGGCCACCTCGTCGGGTGTGGGTGCCTACGCGCCGGCGGTGTTCAGCATGCACATGCTGGCGCACATGGCCCTGAACATGATCGCGCCGCTGGCCCTGGTGCTCGGCGCACCGGTCACGTTGGCGCTGCGCGCACTTGTCCCGGCCCGGGACGGAGAACCGGCCGGGCCGCACGAGTGGCTGCTGGCCCTCATCGACTCCCCGGTCGCCCGGTTGCTCGCCCACCCCGGCCTCGCCGCCGTGGCGTTCGGCGGCTCCTACTACCTGCTCTACCTCACTGGCCTGTTCGAGACGGTGATCGGCGAGCACTGGTCGCGGACGGCGCTCAACGTGGTCATCCTGGTGATCGGGTACCAGTTCTGCTGGGTGGTGGCCGGGGCCGACGCGGCACCCCGGCGGCTCCCGCACCTGGGGCGGCTCGGCGTCGTGTTCGCCGTCATGCCGTTCCACGTGATCTTCGCGGTGCTGTTGATCACTCGGACCGAGGCGGTCGCGGGGGAGTACTACCGCACGCTCGGCCTGCCGTGGTCGGTCGACCTGGTCGCCGACCAGCAGCTCGCCGGGGTGCTGTCGCTGGTGCTCGGCGAGCTGCTGCTGATCACGACCCAGGTCGTGCTGCTGGTCCAGTGGTACCGCTACGACCAGCTGGCGGGTTTCCGCTCCGACCCCGGCGACGACGATGCGGCGGCCTACCGGGACATGCTCTCGACGCTGCGCCGCAGCCGCGGCGGCTGA
- a CDS encoding CPBP family intramembrane glutamic endopeptidase, which yields MAGTVRDWILPPPSTTPVVVDPRRRRLILVELLVVLTVTTGLSALRSALSLVDALLAPTPLAQQQVVLNAPAADVELVDLALQLVRVLQLVGWGALGAYLLLRAGFTLRSVGLDASRPGRDLGGAMGLAALIGVPGLGLYLIARASGLSATIAPTTLGDTWWELPLLVASSAANAWAEEVVEVGYLLTRLRQLGWSANRAALASAFLRGCYHLYQGASGFFGNLVMGLVFARVWQRTNRLWMLVGAHTLINVVAFLGYVLLAGRVGWL from the coding sequence GTGGCGGGCACCGTGCGGGACTGGATCCTCCCCCCTCCGTCGACCACCCCCGTCGTCGTGGACCCGCGGCGCCGGCGGCTGATCCTCGTCGAGTTGCTCGTGGTGCTCACCGTCACCACCGGCCTGTCCGCGTTGCGCAGCGCACTCAGCCTCGTCGACGCGCTGCTGGCGCCGACACCGCTGGCACAGCAGCAGGTGGTGCTCAACGCTCCCGCCGCGGACGTCGAGCTGGTCGATCTGGCGCTGCAGCTGGTCCGGGTGCTGCAGCTGGTCGGCTGGGGTGCGCTCGGCGCCTACCTGCTGCTGCGGGCCGGTTTCACGCTGCGGTCGGTGGGTCTGGACGCCAGCCGTCCCGGGCGGGACCTGGGCGGGGCGATGGGGCTCGCCGCTCTGATCGGGGTCCCGGGTCTCGGGCTCTACCTGATCGCCCGGGCGTCCGGCCTGAGTGCGACGATCGCGCCGACGACGCTGGGCGATACCTGGTGGGAGCTGCCGCTGCTGGTCGCTTCGTCGGCGGCGAACGCGTGGGCCGAGGAGGTCGTCGAGGTCGGCTACCTGTTGACCCGGCTGCGCCAGCTCGGGTGGTCGGCCAACCGTGCCGCGTTGGCCTCGGCGTTCCTGCGCGGTTGCTACCACCTCTACCAGGGCGCGAGCGGGTTCTTCGGCAACCTGGTGATGGGTCTGGTCTTCGCGCGGGTCTGGCAGCGAACCAACCGGCTGTGGATGCTCGTCGGCGCCCACACGCTGATCAACGTTGTGGCGTTCCTGGGTTACGTCCTGCTGGCGGGGAGGGTCGGCTGGCTCTAG
- a CDS encoding L,D-transpeptidase yields the protein MRTLSRVRRRAAMIGLVVAMLLSAGSIALAGPIPGPPVPAPLVPGTPCTVTARACADLIGLQAWLFQDGRILRGPVPISIGDEFDPTPPGRYAVEWKAKDWVSREYGTPMPYSVFFAPGGIAFHEGSLQTSSAGCIRMERDNAAAFFDHLQVGDEVQVHSDAPAVG from the coding sequence ATGCGCACGCTCAGCCGGGTTCGCCGTCGGGCTGCGATGATCGGGCTGGTCGTGGCGATGCTGCTGTCGGCAGGTTCCATAGCGCTCGCCGGGCCGATACCCGGGCCTCCCGTGCCAGCCCCGCTCGTGCCGGGCACCCCGTGCACCGTGACGGCCAGGGCCTGCGCGGACCTGATCGGGCTGCAGGCCTGGCTGTTCCAGGACGGCCGGATCCTGCGCGGCCCGGTCCCGATCAGCATCGGCGACGAGTTCGACCCCACACCACCCGGCCGATACGCCGTGGAATGGAAGGCCAAGGACTGGGTGAGCCGCGAATACGGCACGCCCATGCCCTACTCGGTGTTCTTCGCCCCCGGCGGCATCGCGTTCCACGAAGGCAGCCTGCAGACCAGCTCCGCAGGATGTATCCGCATGGAACGGGACAACGCGGCGGCGTTCTTCGACCACCTCCAGGTCGGCGACGAGGTCCAGGTGCACAGCGATGCCCCGGCGGTCGGGTAG
- a CDS encoding SRPBCC family protein, producing MFVVEVQTSIDRAPAEVFAFVADQTNAPRWQQGLHEVRRLTPGPIGVGSEHMFVRRFAGRELQAVNRFVRFEPPRIVEFEIPDGWVSGRASYVVESRGAATLLLGRMEFRAAGWGRMLEPLLARVLARDARRDDERLKRLLEQHQDNPVAADPPTAAP from the coding sequence GTGTTCGTCGTCGAGGTCCAGACGTCCATCGATCGAGCGCCTGCCGAGGTGTTCGCATTCGTCGCCGACCAGACCAACGCGCCGCGCTGGCAACAGGGACTTCACGAGGTCCGCCGGCTCACGCCCGGTCCGATCGGGGTGGGCAGCGAGCACATGTTCGTCCGGCGGTTCGCCGGTCGCGAGCTGCAGGCGGTCAACCGCTTCGTGCGATTCGAGCCGCCGCGGATCGTGGAGTTCGAGATTCCCGACGGTTGGGTGTCGGGGCGCGCCTCCTACGTGGTCGAATCCCGGGGCGCAGCAACCCTGCTGCTCGGCCGGATGGAGTTCCGGGCAGCGGGGTGGGGCCGGATGCTGGAGCCTCTGCTGGCGCGGGTGCTGGCTCGCGATGCCCGTCGCGACGACGAACGCCTGAAGAGGCTCCTGGAGCAGCACCAGGACAATCCGGTGGCAGCCGATCCGCCCACCGCGGCGCCGTAA
- a CDS encoding TetR/AcrR family transcriptional regulator, protein MADVNDPSRRARARRTRRGIVQAAHAELVEHGYHGATIAAIARRAGVATQTVYFVFHTKAELAGSVIDAAVLGPDPTVPQDSTWWAEMRSAPTAHQALHTFVIGAAPLLARAAAVSEVVRAAALTDPEVRAIHQQHHNLQASGYREVVDTVATRSPLRDGLTPETATDVLLTLCGDRSYVQLTTDGGWTHDQVVEWLIDVTPLLLLPPR, encoded by the coding sequence GTGGCCGACGTCAACGATCCATCCCGTCGCGCACGGGCTCGCCGGACGCGCAGGGGCATCGTCCAGGCGGCGCACGCCGAGCTCGTCGAGCACGGGTATCACGGCGCGACCATCGCCGCGATCGCCCGTCGCGCCGGCGTCGCCACCCAGACCGTCTACTTCGTCTTCCACACCAAGGCCGAGCTGGCCGGAAGCGTCATCGACGCCGCCGTGCTCGGCCCCGATCCGACCGTCCCGCAGGACAGCACGTGGTGGGCCGAGATGCGGTCCGCGCCCACCGCGCACCAAGCCCTGCACACGTTCGTGATCGGAGCCGCCCCACTCCTGGCCCGCGCCGCGGCGGTGTCCGAGGTCGTGCGCGCCGCGGCTCTCACCGACCCCGAGGTCCGGGCCATCCACCAGCAGCACCACAACCTGCAGGCCAGCGGCTACCGAGAGGTTGTCGACACCGTCGCGACCAGGAGTCCGTTGCGCGACGGGCTCACCCCCGAGACGGCGACCGATGTCCTGCTGACCCTCTGCGGTGATCGCTCCTACGTGCAACTCACCACCGACGGTGGCTGGACCCACGACCAAGTCGTCGAGTGGCTCATCGACGTCACCCCACTACTGCTACTTCCTCCGCGCTGA
- the mptB gene encoding polyprenol phosphomannose-dependent alpha 1,6 mannosyltransferase MptB codes for MSAQPSPPIDGPASLPEAPAPVAPRWLARFGCPPRRTVLLGLTGSVLLVVGGFGAGGVLVRDPVLTNSALGFWRYGHGREMATALVYLGVGLLVWAWVRLGRDVLASRVSGRAVLSTAAVWFAPMLVAPPLFTRDVFSYLAQGTLPLRGHDPYQVGPDVLGDVLSENVHYFWQETPAPYGPLFILLAQGMSWLFSATGQSMIVGVVGWRLLLLPGLLLVVWALPELTRRLGGRVPVALWIAVANPVTVIHMVGGIHNDLLVVGLLAAGSLFALRGRHVTAIAIVTSAMAVKATAGVALPFLVLVWAARLPGSFRVRLAKATAAGLGVFGAVFAFWTFVAGFGVGWLPALSAPSMIVNWLSMPTGVGEVAFTAVNLVAEVDKQPFVNVARILGAAVLVVIAVRQWWAARDGGPDAVRQAGVVLLAVALLSPTMLPWYVSWGMVLLAMTAWTPRGLAYVVFGSVWLLVVYYPDGETALYNWPYLAVCALLAGLAAVSLLRPDPLHLAAGARAPAPPRPEPATTRRRPWPL; via the coding sequence GTGAGCGCACAGCCCTCTCCACCGATCGACGGACCGGCGTCCCTCCCGGAGGCGCCTGCGCCCGTTGCGCCGCGGTGGCTCGCACGCTTTGGTTGCCCGCCGCGTCGCACGGTGCTGCTGGGCCTTACGGGTTCGGTGCTCCTGGTTGTGGGCGGCTTCGGTGCGGGCGGGGTGCTGGTTCGGGATCCGGTGCTGACGAACTCAGCGCTGGGCTTCTGGCGCTACGGTCACGGCCGCGAGATGGCGACGGCGCTGGTGTACCTCGGAGTCGGGCTTCTGGTGTGGGCGTGGGTGCGGCTGGGACGCGACGTCCTTGCGAGCCGGGTGAGCGGGCGCGCGGTGCTGAGCACCGCCGCGGTGTGGTTCGCACCGATGCTCGTGGCGCCGCCGCTGTTCACCCGCGACGTCTTCAGCTACCTCGCCCAGGGCACGCTGCCGCTGCGCGGTCACGACCCCTACCAGGTCGGCCCCGATGTCCTCGGGGACGTGCTCAGCGAGAACGTGCACTACTTCTGGCAGGAGACCCCGGCTCCCTACGGGCCGCTGTTCATCCTGCTCGCCCAGGGCATGTCCTGGCTGTTCTCCGCCACCGGGCAGAGCATGATCGTCGGCGTCGTCGGGTGGCGGTTGCTCCTGCTGCCCGGCCTGCTGCTGGTGGTCTGGGCGCTGCCTGAGCTCACCCGGCGCCTCGGCGGGCGGGTACCGGTAGCGCTGTGGATCGCGGTGGCGAACCCCGTCACGGTGATCCACATGGTCGGCGGGATCCACAACGACCTGCTGGTCGTCGGACTGCTGGCCGCGGGCAGCCTGTTCGCGCTGCGCGGGCGGCACGTCACCGCGATCGCGATCGTGACAAGCGCGATGGCGGTCAAGGCCACCGCCGGGGTGGCGCTGCCGTTCCTCGTGCTCGTGTGGGCGGCCCGGCTCCCGGGCTCGTTTCGCGTCCGGCTCGCGAAGGCGACTGCGGCAGGGCTCGGCGTGTTCGGGGCCGTGTTCGCCTTCTGGACCTTCGTCGCGGGGTTCGGGGTGGGCTGGCTGCCCGCCCTGTCCGCGCCGTCGATGATCGTGAACTGGCTGTCGATGCCGACCGGTGTCGGCGAGGTGGCGTTCACCGCCGTCAACCTCGTCGCCGAGGTCGACAAGCAGCCGTTCGTCAACGTTGCGCGGATCCTCGGCGCGGCGGTGCTGGTGGTGATCGCTGTGCGGCAGTGGTGGGCGGCTCGCGACGGCGGGCCCGACGCCGTCCGCCAGGCGGGCGTCGTGCTGCTCGCTGTCGCCCTGCTGTCGCCGACGATGCTGCCGTGGTACGTGAGCTGGGGCATGGTGCTGTTGGCGATGACGGCCTGGACGCCGCGCGGCCTCGCGTACGTGGTGTTCGGCTCGGTGTGGCTGCTCGTCGTCTACTATCCGGATGGCGAGACCGCGCTCTACAACTGGCCCTACCTGGCGGTGTGCGCGCTGCTCGCCGGCCTGGCGGCGGTCTCGCTGCTGCGGCCGGACCCGCTGCACTTGGCCGCTGGAGCCCGCGCGCCCGCACCGCCGCGTCCGGAGCCCGCGACGACTCGCCGTCGTCCGTGGCCGCTGTGA
- a CDS encoding DUF305 domain-containing protein, with protein sequence MTGRTPADSADTRADASADVPPAESAGPARWPRRVIAAGAVLALLLLAATGGLLLGRSGSAGSAVPDTDSVDVGFAQDMSVHHRNAVQMASWARDNSGDPTVRTLAFDIESAQTAQIGQMQGWLALWDAPASSINGYMRWMSDMSTELGMGHVADGRARMPGMASTEDLARLRASTGPDADVLFLQLMLRHHEGGAGMLGYAAERAGRQQVRNLAAQMLTAQTAESQSIRQMLAERGAAPLPA encoded by the coding sequence ATGACCGGCCGGACACCTGCCGACAGCGCTGACACCCGCGCCGACGCCTCAGCAGACGTGCCGCCGGCCGAGTCGGCCGGGCCGGCGCGTTGGCCGCGGAGGGTGATCGCAGCGGGTGCGGTGCTGGCGCTGTTGCTGCTGGCGGCAACCGGAGGCCTGCTCCTCGGGCGGTCCGGCTCCGCGGGGTCGGCCGTGCCGGATACGGACTCGGTCGACGTCGGGTTCGCCCAGGACATGAGCGTGCATCATCGCAACGCCGTGCAGATGGCCAGTTGGGCGCGCGACAACAGCGGCGATCCGACCGTCCGCACCCTCGCCTTCGACATCGAATCCGCACAGACCGCCCAGATCGGGCAGATGCAAGGCTGGCTCGCCCTATGGGACGCGCCTGCCTCCTCGATCAACGGATACATGCGGTGGATGTCGGACATGAGTACAGAGCTCGGCATGGGCCACGTCGCAGACGGCAGGGCACGGATGCCGGGAATGGCTTCGACCGAGGATCTCGCCCGGCTCCGGGCCAGCACGGGGCCAGACGCCGATGTGCTGTTCCTGCAGCTGATGCTGCGCCATCACGAAGGCGGTGCCGGCATGCTGGGCTACGCCGCCGAGCGGGCCGGGCGGCAGCAGGTCCGGAACCTGGCCGCCCAGATGCTCACCGCCCAGACCGCGGAAAGTCAGTCCATCCGTCAGATGCTCGCCGAGCGGGGCGCAGCCCCACTGCCAGCCTGA
- a CDS encoding DUF3105 domain-containing protein, whose amino-acid sequence MKAYQEFSNRRHETLHRVAGKLSRCCSVVPPAPVIAAAECDEDEMMVSGKQSKRTRQDRAKTSLVTDRSTPWGTIVAVLVVVLFAGGVFGYALLESQAGNARAEALSAFTPSAANQDPSTQIPGVAEQTYEGGQHVGPTEQVAYTQSPPTGGTHDQAWAACSGVVYDQPVRSENLVHSMEHGAVWIAYNPDQLGGAALEQLADRVQDRPYMALSPYPGLDQPIALQSWGHQLKLADAADPRIDQFVAALRANLNTHPENRASCDALGPGQFDQDAPPPYKPAPPVSAAGQPGVRAETETAAEQPTGDGS is encoded by the coding sequence ATGAAGGCGTACCAGGAGTTTTCGAATCGACGCCACGAGACACTGCACAGGGTGGCAGGAAAGCTCTCAAGGTGTTGCTCAGTCGTCCCTCCTGCTCCCGTCATCGCCGCAGCCGAATGTGATGAGGATGAGATGATGGTCAGCGGAAAACAGAGCAAGCGAACCCGCCAGGACCGGGCCAAGACCTCGCTCGTGACCGACCGGTCAACCCCGTGGGGGACGATCGTCGCGGTACTGGTGGTGGTGCTGTTCGCGGGCGGTGTCTTCGGCTACGCCCTGCTGGAGTCCCAGGCCGGCAACGCGCGTGCCGAGGCGCTTTCCGCCTTCACTCCGTCGGCGGCCAACCAGGATCCCTCGACCCAGATCCCGGGAGTCGCTGAACAGACCTACGAGGGCGGCCAGCACGTCGGCCCGACCGAGCAGGTGGCCTACACCCAGTCCCCACCGACCGGTGGCACGCATGACCAGGCGTGGGCCGCTTGCTCCGGCGTGGTCTATGACCAGCCGGTGCGTAGTGAGAACCTGGTGCACTCGATGGAACACGGGGCGGTGTGGATCGCCTACAACCCCGACCAGCTCGGCGGTGCCGCCCTCGAGCAACTCGCCGACCGTGTTCAGGACCGGCCCTACATGGCGCTGTCCCCGTACCCGGGTCTCGACCAGCCGATCGCGTTGCAGTCCTGGGGGCATCAGCTCAAGCTCGCCGACGCCGCCGACCCTCGTATCGACCAGTTCGTGGCTGCGCTTCGCGCCAACCTGAACACCCACCCCGAGAACAGGGCCAGCTGCGACGCGCTGGGGCCCGGCCAGTTCGATCAGGACGCTCCACCGCCCTATAAGCCTGCCCCACCGGTCTCTGCGGCCGGGCAACCGGGCGTCCGGGCGGAGACCGAGACCGCCGCAGAGCAGCCCACCGGAGACGGATCATGA
- a CDS encoding tetratricopeptide repeat protein → MAKVAYAQGRTDDALVGFQEITNRVPLPGYLLEYGELLQAVGRTEEAQAQYDVLAVQQRLYAADGSTDDQVAALIAADHGEPAEALRLAEAEWGRRQSIFSADSMAWALYVNGRYAEAITFADRAAELGWRNASYFYHRGMILTSLGRRDESRAALSEAMSINPYFNPLQAPIARATIAALESGS, encoded by the coding sequence ATGGCCAAGGTGGCCTATGCACAGGGTCGCACTGACGATGCGCTCGTGGGCTTCCAGGAAATCACCAACCGGGTTCCGCTTCCGGGATACCTGCTGGAGTACGGCGAATTGTTGCAGGCCGTGGGTCGCACCGAGGAGGCACAGGCGCAGTACGACGTCCTCGCCGTCCAGCAGCGGCTCTACGCCGCAGACGGGTCCACCGACGACCAGGTGGCCGCGTTGATCGCGGCCGACCACGGCGAGCCGGCGGAGGCGTTGAGGCTGGCTGAGGCCGAATGGGGCCGGAGGCAGAGCATCTTCAGTGCCGATTCGATGGCCTGGGCCCTGTACGTGAACGGCCGCTATGCCGAGGCGATCACGTTTGCGGACCGGGCTGCTGAGCTCGGTTGGCGAAATGCGAGCTATTTCTATCACCGGGGAATGATCTTGACCTCGCTGGGTCGCCGCGATGAGTCGCGGGCGGCTTTGAGCGAGGCGATGTCCATCAATCCCTACTTCAACCCGCTGCAGGCACCGATCGCCCGCGCGACGATCGCCGCCTTGGAGTCCGGGTCGTGA
- a CDS encoding MFS transporter: MRTLAQYRSFPRPVRLLLLNQLTINLGFYMLIPYLAAHLSGGLGLATWLVGLILGVRNFAQQGMFLVGGALADRFGYKPLIVAGCALRTVGFALLGFVDSVPALIVASAATGFAGALFNPAVRAYLAHDAGERRVEAFALFSVFYQAGILLGPLVGLALTGIAFSVTCLVAAGVFAVLTLLQIRALPPRGGAQDSSADATSAGWREILGNRSFLLFAAAMAGSYVLSFQVYLALPLQARVVTATASDATILVAVLFAVSGLVTILGQLRVTAWCRTRLGPARAMTAGLLVLAAAFVPLLAAEAIPPGPGRLGGAVGMIALVLSAAVLALGTTIVFPFEMNTIVALSGNRRVATHYGLYNTVCGVGILLGNLGTGWALDIARSTGVPAAPWVVLIIVGAGCAAAVGALRRRGLLPAEEPTRSRGGRHRLRRRPPGAGSAVPYRTAPDRGT, from the coding sequence ATGCGCACGCTGGCCCAGTACCGCTCGTTCCCGCGGCCGGTGCGGCTGCTGCTGCTCAACCAGCTCACCATCAACCTCGGCTTCTACATGTTGATCCCGTACCTGGCGGCCCACCTGTCGGGCGGGCTGGGGCTGGCGACATGGCTGGTGGGGCTGATCCTCGGGGTCCGCAACTTCGCCCAGCAGGGCATGTTCCTCGTCGGCGGCGCACTGGCCGACCGCTTCGGGTACAAGCCGCTGATCGTCGCCGGGTGCGCGCTGCGGACCGTCGGGTTCGCGCTACTGGGATTCGTCGACTCCGTACCGGCGCTGATCGTGGCCTCGGCGGCCACGGGATTCGCCGGTGCGCTGTTCAACCCCGCGGTCCGCGCCTACCTGGCGCACGACGCGGGGGAGCGGCGGGTCGAGGCGTTCGCCCTGTTCAGCGTCTTCTACCAGGCAGGCATCCTGCTCGGTCCGCTCGTCGGGCTGGCGCTCACCGGCATCGCGTTCTCGGTGACGTGCCTGGTCGCCGCAGGGGTCTTCGCCGTGCTCACCCTGCTCCAGATCCGAGCGCTCCCCCCACGCGGTGGTGCACAGGACAGCAGCGCCGACGCGACCTCGGCCGGTTGGCGGGAGATCCTCGGCAACCGGTCGTTCCTGCTGTTCGCCGCGGCGATGGCCGGGTCCTACGTGCTGTCGTTCCAGGTCTACCTGGCCCTGCCACTGCAGGCCCGGGTGGTCACCGCGACCGCCTCCGACGCCACGATCCTCGTCGCCGTCCTGTTCGCCGTGTCCGGGCTGGTAACCATCCTCGGCCAGCTGCGGGTCACCGCCTGGTGCCGCACCCGGCTCGGTCCCGCCCGCGCGATGACCGCCGGGCTGCTCGTCCTGGCCGCGGCGTTCGTACCGCTCCTCGCCGCGGAAGCCATCCCGCCGGGCCCCGGCCGCCTGGGCGGGGCGGTCGGCATGATCGCGCTGGTGCTGTCCGCCGCGGTGCTCGCCCTGGGCACGACGATCGTGTTCCCGTTCGAGATGAACACCATCGTCGCGCTCTCCGGAAACCGCCGGGTCGCCACCCACTACGGGCTCTACAACACCGTCTGCGGCGTGGGCATCCTGCTGGGCAACCTGGGAACCGGCTGGGCGCTGGACATCGCCCGGTCCACCGGCGTCCCGGCGGCCCCATGGGTGGTACTGATCATCGTCGGGGCCGGCTGCGCGGCCGCCGTGGGTGCGCTTCGCCGTCGCGGTCTCCTGCCGGCCGAGGAACCGACCCGGTCCCGGGGCGGTCGGCACCGGCTGCGCCGTCGCCCACCGGGGGCCGGGTCCGCAGTGCCGTACCGCACGGCACCGGATCGAGGCACCTGA
- a CDS encoding PLP-dependent cysteine synthase family protein has protein sequence MAGPPAPRLPLVVGNTPLVRIDQPFTGDSRGFWAKLEGFNPGGIKDRPALHMVRRARERGDLADGARIVESTSGTLGLGLALAGIAYGHPVTLVSDPGMEPLMLRLLRAYGAEVHTVDEPCVEGGWQEARRRAVGRILRDHPGAYCPDQYHNPDNVAAYAPMAHELLEQTDGIDVLVCSVGTGGHSAGLSSVLREHIPGLRVIGVDAIGSTIFGQSPRPRLMRGLGSSIYPRNVDYPTFDEVHWVAPAEAVWACRRLASTSYASGGWSVGAVGLVAGWAARTHPAGTRIVAIFPDGPQRYFDTVYNDEFCGRHGLLGAAPDLHPARIDDPGEREVTSWTRCTTVVDPTGSRTMRIP, from the coding sequence CTGGCCGGACCGCCGGCTCCTCGACTGCCGCTGGTGGTCGGCAACACCCCACTCGTCAGGATCGATCAACCCTTCACCGGTGACTCGCGGGGCTTCTGGGCGAAGTTGGAGGGCTTCAATCCCGGTGGGATCAAGGACCGGCCGGCCCTGCACATGGTCCGGCGCGCCAGGGAACGCGGTGATCTCGCCGACGGCGCCCGGATCGTCGAGTCCACGAGCGGCACCCTGGGCCTCGGGCTGGCCCTGGCCGGGATCGCCTACGGACACCCGGTGACGTTGGTGAGCGACCCCGGTATGGAGCCGCTCATGCTTCGGCTCCTGCGGGCATACGGAGCCGAGGTCCACACGGTCGACGAGCCGTGCGTCGAGGGCGGCTGGCAGGAGGCGCGCCGTCGCGCCGTCGGCCGCATCCTGCGCGACCACCCGGGTGCGTACTGCCCGGACCAGTACCACAACCCGGACAACGTCGCGGCCTACGCACCGATGGCTCATGAGCTCCTCGAGCAGACCGACGGTATCGACGTCCTCGTGTGCTCGGTCGGCACCGGTGGTCACTCGGCAGGTCTGTCCTCCGTGCTCCGCGAGCACATCCCCGGCCTGCGCGTGATCGGCGTCGACGCGATCGGATCGACGATCTTCGGCCAGTCCCCCCGCCCGCGGCTGATGCGCGGCCTCGGATCGAGCATCTACCCGCGCAACGTCGACTACCCGACGTTCGACGAGGTCCACTGGGTCGCGCCCGCCGAGGCCGTGTGGGCGTGCCGCCGGCTGGCGTCGACGAGCTATGCGAGCGGTGGCTGGAGCGTCGGCGCGGTCGGGCTGGTCGCCGGCTGGGCCGCCCGTACACATCCCGCCGGGACCCGGATCGTGGCGATCTTCCCCGACGGTCCGCAGCGCTACTTCGACACCGTCTACAACGACGAGTTCTGCGGCCGCCACGGCCTGCTCGGTGCGGCCCCCGACCTCCATCCCGCCCGCATCGACGACCCGGGCGAGCGCGAGGTGACGAGCTGGACGCGGTGCACGACTGTCGTCGACCCCACAGGGTCCCGCACGATGCGGATCCCGTGA